The following are from one region of the Alicyclobacillus fastidiosus genome:
- a CDS encoding S53 family peptidase: MQSRERGAHTPIPGSERKAVPGAKHVGPADLGERISVTMYLRRCSSEKLAQAVEELSKVPLAKRRHMSHEEFAVAHAVDADDLKIVEDFAKEHGLTVDHVNAAAATVGLSGSVTSFHEAFGVELALYEHPDFKYRGRTGAIHLPAQLSDIVVAVLGLDNRPQTKPHFRIHQGEAVDMRALAAEMSYTPVQVAQLYNFPENITCDDQCIGIIELGGGYSLDALEEYFSSLGVATPTISSVSVDGATNQPTGDSNGPDGEVDLDIEVAAAVAPGAKIVVYFAPNTDAGFLDAITTAIHDTTNKPSVLSISWGGAESSWTTQAMQAMNSAFQDAAALGVTVCCASGDDGSADSVDDGEVHVDFPASSPYVLACGGTRLTGSNGTIESEVVWNDGANGGASGGGVSDVFALPSWQANANVPPSANPGGHVGRGVPDVAGDADPATGYQVLVDGQQLAIGGTSAVAPLWAGLIAIANYTLGHPVGFLNPILYGLPSDAGAFHDITSGNNDVNGSTEAYQARPGWDACTGLGSPNGAKLVSALGSAGSTT; the protein is encoded by the coding sequence ATGCAATCTCGCGAACGTGGGGCACACACGCCCATCCCAGGCAGTGAACGCAAGGCTGTCCCTGGCGCGAAACATGTCGGTCCGGCAGATCTCGGCGAGCGCATTTCGGTGACGATGTATCTGCGCCGCTGTTCATCCGAGAAACTTGCCCAGGCGGTTGAAGAACTGAGCAAGGTCCCGCTCGCGAAGCGCCGTCATATGAGCCATGAGGAGTTCGCGGTGGCCCATGCGGTGGATGCCGACGACCTGAAGATCGTGGAGGACTTCGCAAAAGAGCACGGTCTCACGGTGGACCACGTGAATGCGGCTGCAGCGACCGTAGGGTTGTCTGGCTCTGTGACGTCCTTTCACGAGGCGTTTGGGGTTGAGCTCGCACTGTATGAGCACCCGGACTTCAAGTATCGGGGTCGCACCGGTGCCATTCACCTTCCCGCCCAACTCTCGGACATTGTCGTCGCGGTGCTGGGGCTCGATAACCGACCACAGACGAAACCTCATTTCCGCATCCATCAGGGCGAAGCGGTAGATATGCGCGCACTTGCTGCAGAGATGTCTTATACGCCTGTGCAGGTGGCTCAGCTATACAATTTTCCGGAGAATATCACGTGTGACGACCAGTGCATCGGTATCATTGAACTGGGTGGGGGGTACAGCCTCGACGCCTTAGAGGAGTACTTCTCCAGCCTTGGCGTCGCCACGCCGACGATTTCGTCCGTCTCTGTCGATGGGGCAACCAATCAGCCAACGGGCGACTCGAATGGCCCGGACGGAGAAGTCGATCTCGACATTGAAGTCGCAGCGGCGGTCGCACCTGGCGCTAAGATTGTGGTGTACTTTGCGCCAAATACGGACGCCGGGTTCCTTGACGCCATCACGACGGCCATCCACGACACGACGAACAAGCCCTCCGTGCTCTCAATTAGTTGGGGTGGGGCAGAGAGTTCTTGGACCACGCAGGCGATGCAAGCGATGAACAGTGCCTTTCAGGATGCTGCAGCGTTAGGCGTCACGGTTTGTTGCGCATCCGGAGATGATGGATCTGCGGACAGTGTCGACGACGGTGAAGTTCATGTCGATTTTCCGGCTTCCTCGCCCTACGTATTGGCGTGCGGGGGGACGCGCCTCACCGGATCGAATGGCACCATCGAGAGTGAGGTGGTGTGGAACGACGGGGCGAATGGCGGCGCTTCCGGCGGCGGGGTCAGTGACGTATTCGCACTGCCCAGTTGGCAAGCGAACGCGAACGTCCCGCCGTCTGCAAATCCGGGCGGCCACGTCGGACGGGGCGTGCCCGACGTGGCAGGCGATGCGGACCCGGCCACCGGCTATCAGGTACTCGTCGATGGACAGCAGTTGGCCATTGGCGGAACGAGCGCCGTCGCGCCGCTTTGGGCTGGGCTCATCGCCATCGCGAATTACACACTCGGCCACCCGGTTGGCTTTCTCAACCCGATTCTCTACGGGCTGCCAAGTGATGCAGGTGCCTTCCATGACATCACCAGTGGCAACAATGATGTGAATGGGTCAACTGAGGCGTATCAAGCTCGACCAGGCTGGGATGCCTGCACTGGACTTGGAAGTCCCAACGGTGCAAAGTTGGTGAGCGCGCTGGGCTCCGCTGGCAGCACGACGTAA
- a CDS encoding multicopper oxidase domain-containing protein — protein sequence MMDVAMFVCGILAVGAAFLIVGMQLRGQRRILAAKASLVVGIVCLGFALVSLKFYPGAALASNTSDASSMGGMTMQQSGTQSGAVRKPENSTPQMAMMGVSSSAVGVTDASSQALTQSQIAAQNKTAVDLMHEQGMVPKVLKDGTKQFTLTAAPVVWRLYQSRNVNDWGYNGSVPGPLIRVRVGDHVQIVLHNKLPEATTLHLQGISLPSDMDGVPGVSQKPIASGGSFVYKFTVTPDMVGTHAYFSDMDASKQIDAGLHGVLLVDPAHGKQYPKADVDALFELGGLSVDSSPMENVFTMDGKPAPNAPQLTVKVGQDVVVRLVNNTAQCYHAMHLHGYTFRVVAQDGHALAKPISENVISLAPAETADIEFVANNPGMWMFHCHILDHMTNPDDDVDEMGGLTTYFNVVQGGTTKGGMS from the coding sequence ATGATGGATGTGGCGATGTTTGTCTGTGGAATTTTGGCGGTTGGGGCCGCTTTTCTCATCGTCGGCATGCAATTGCGGGGGCAGCGCCGCATACTTGCCGCTAAGGCGTCGCTTGTTGTAGGCATTGTCTGTCTAGGCTTTGCACTCGTCAGTCTGAAGTTTTACCCTGGTGCCGCGCTTGCATCGAATACGTCAGATGCGAGCTCGATGGGCGGAATGACGATGCAACAGAGCGGCACACAGTCGGGGGCAGTTAGGAAGCCTGAAAATTCCACCCCACAGATGGCGATGATGGGGGTCAGTTCATCGGCCGTCGGGGTGACGGACGCCTCATCACAGGCTTTAACCCAGTCGCAAATTGCGGCGCAAAACAAAACTGCGGTCGATCTAATGCACGAACAGGGCATGGTACCGAAGGTGTTGAAGGACGGCACGAAACAGTTCACCCTCACAGCTGCGCCTGTGGTGTGGCGTTTGTATCAATCTCGCAACGTCAACGACTGGGGATACAATGGGAGCGTGCCGGGTCCACTCATTCGGGTGCGGGTTGGGGATCACGTGCAGATCGTCCTGCATAACAAGTTGCCAGAAGCAACCACATTGCACTTGCAAGGGATCTCGCTGCCAAGTGACATGGATGGGGTTCCAGGCGTGTCCCAAAAGCCGATTGCGTCTGGAGGGTCGTTCGTCTACAAGTTCACGGTGACTCCCGATATGGTTGGAACGCATGCGTATTTTAGCGATATGGACGCATCGAAACAAATTGACGCTGGATTGCACGGCGTGTTGCTTGTCGACCCAGCCCATGGCAAACAATACCCGAAAGCCGACGTGGACGCGCTGTTCGAACTGGGTGGACTGAGCGTTGACAGCTCGCCGATGGAAAACGTCTTTACCATGGATGGAAAGCCTGCGCCGAACGCACCGCAATTGACCGTGAAGGTGGGTCAGGACGTCGTGGTTCGACTCGTGAACAACACCGCGCAGTGTTATCACGCGATGCACTTGCACGGATATACTTTTCGAGTCGTCGCGCAAGACGGGCACGCGCTCGCCAAACCGATTTCCGAAAACGTGATCAGTCTCGCTCCGGCAGAGACCGCCGATATCGAGTTCGTCGCGAACAACCCCGGCATGTGGATGTTTCATTGCCACATTCTCGACCACATGACGAATCCAGACGACGACGTTGACGAGATGGGAGGACTTACGACGTACTTCAACGTGGTACAAGGAGGCACGACGAAAGGCGGCATGTCGTGA
- a CDS encoding MFS transporter — MEVWKRNLVILWIGSFITSASFSMVIPFLSLFLTQIGVHSHLALWSGALYSAAFLAGAIASPYWGSLADRYGRKPMIVRAGIALFLVYVLTAFVTNPYELLGLRLMQGLLSGYIPGAIALVGTNTPEKRVGFALSMISAATATGGIVGPLIGGVIARIWSNRIAFASAGVLVALSTILVILWVREEKFVPAAHRSSVVGAFRDAVHNKPLLSALMLNMFTAFSIMTVEPVITLYIAQLNHSTTNASFIAGIVFSISGIASVVFAPVWGRFADKIGFTKVLLFGLFGGAVWTFMQLPFHNVFAFAGVRFIYGAFFCAVFPAINGLVVKSTDPDFRGRAFGLNQTANQIGNMLGPTVGGLVADVLSIHGVFWVTGALLTGVSITTVLFTKSTLTSTPSAVHREST; from the coding sequence ATGGAAGTCTGGAAGAGAAACTTGGTCATCTTATGGATTGGATCCTTCATCACGTCGGCCAGTTTCTCGATGGTTATTCCGTTTTTGTCGCTATTTTTAACGCAGATTGGCGTACATAGTCACTTGGCCCTGTGGTCAGGCGCGCTATACAGCGCAGCGTTCTTAGCAGGTGCCATCGCATCGCCATACTGGGGCTCCCTCGCGGACAGGTACGGGCGAAAGCCGATGATCGTCCGGGCGGGCATTGCGCTGTTCCTCGTCTACGTGCTCACTGCGTTCGTCACAAATCCATACGAGCTATTGGGACTGCGCCTGATGCAGGGACTGCTGTCGGGATACATCCCAGGAGCAATTGCGCTCGTCGGAACGAACACGCCAGAGAAACGAGTTGGATTTGCACTTTCCATGATCTCGGCCGCGACGGCGACCGGCGGCATTGTCGGGCCGCTCATCGGCGGTGTGATCGCTCGAATTTGGAGCAATCGCATCGCATTCGCCAGCGCGGGCGTGCTCGTGGCACTCTCGACGATCTTGGTCATTCTGTGGGTGCGTGAAGAGAAGTTCGTACCTGCGGCACATCGTTCGTCCGTGGTCGGAGCGTTTCGCGATGCCGTTCACAACAAGCCTCTGCTGTCAGCACTGATGCTCAACATGTTCACGGCTTTCTCCATCATGACCGTAGAACCAGTCATCACGCTGTACATCGCGCAGTTGAATCACTCGACGACGAACGCATCCTTTATTGCCGGGATCGTGTTTTCGATTTCGGGCATCGCCAGCGTCGTGTTCGCGCCCGTGTGGGGGAGATTTGCGGATAAGATCGGCTTTACAAAAGTGCTTTTATTCGGACTATTCGGCGGGGCTGTATGGACCTTTATGCAGTTGCCGTTCCACAACGTCTTTGCATTTGCCGGCGTTCGCTTTATCTATGGCGCCTTTTTCTGCGCCGTATTCCCAGCGATCAATGGGCTCGTGGTCAAATCGACCGACCCCGACTTTCGCGGTCGCGCCTTCGGCTTAAACCAGACGGCGAACCAGATCGGAAACATGCTTGGCCCGACTGTCGGCGGTTTGGTGGCAGACGTGCTCTCCATCCACGGCGTATTCTGGGTCACCGGGGCACTTCTTACAGGGGTATCGATCACCACGGTCTTGTTTACGAAATCGACACTCACTTCCACGCCATCTGCGGTTCACCGCGAGTCGACGTGA
- a CDS encoding alkaline phosphatase family protein — protein MRERFKQPVAVVSSLAVAASLLVAGGATAFAAAPAKSKAPAPQGTATQTSTGTKTTTPIQHVVVIFDENVSFDHYFGTYPNAANPAGEPKFTAASNTPSVNGLTGPLLTNNPNGVNPQRLDRSQAETADMDHGYTDEQSAMNGGLMNQFVKYGGRGSDVVMDYYDGNTVTGLWNYAQHFSLNDNSFGTTFGPSSPGAINLVSGQTHGAVAYSANVDQGGTAIPGDVVAGAVNNNTLYSDLDPYYDKASSGKTIAMTGTNVGDLLNAKNVTWGWFEGGFRNTSEQHTNVGNDTSTDYIPHHEPFQYYKSTANPEHLPPSSASMIGKTDQANHQYDLTDFWTAADSGHLPSVSFLKAPGYEDGHAGYSDPLDEQTFLTNTINQLEQLPTWKNTAVIIAYDDSDGWYDHVMPPIVNQSNDINADTLDGQGNAGTPKAGAYLDRAGYGPRLPLMVISPYAKQNYVDNTLTDQTSILKFIEQNWNLGTIGDQSMDAVAGSINNMFNFSKPSARPLFLNPSTGEAESQSSAKSQFAAYVKKLYADAGVAQPKN, from the coding sequence ATGAGAGAACGGTTTAAGCAACCAGTGGCGGTCGTATCGAGCCTAGCAGTTGCGGCTTCCCTGTTGGTTGCAGGAGGGGCGACTGCCTTCGCTGCAGCGCCTGCCAAAAGCAAGGCACCTGCGCCACAAGGTACTGCCACACAAACCTCGACGGGCACCAAAACAACCACGCCGATTCAGCACGTGGTCGTCATCTTCGACGAAAACGTTTCATTCGATCACTACTTCGGAACCTACCCAAATGCTGCTAATCCCGCTGGCGAGCCAAAGTTTACGGCGGCGTCAAACACCCCAAGCGTCAATGGGTTGACCGGCCCACTCCTCACGAACAATCCTAATGGTGTCAATCCACAGCGACTCGACCGCAGCCAGGCAGAGACGGCGGATATGGACCACGGGTATACAGACGAGCAATCGGCCATGAATGGCGGATTGATGAACCAGTTTGTCAAATACGGCGGTCGCGGGTCCGATGTCGTAATGGATTATTACGATGGGAACACGGTTACCGGCCTGTGGAACTACGCACAGCATTTTTCACTCAACGACAATTCGTTTGGCACGACGTTTGGCCCGTCTTCGCCGGGGGCCATCAACCTCGTCTCCGGACAAACACATGGCGCAGTCGCGTATTCAGCGAACGTCGACCAAGGCGGAACAGCGATTCCTGGCGACGTCGTGGCTGGCGCAGTCAACAACAATACTCTTTACAGTGATTTAGACCCCTATTATGATAAGGCGTCATCCGGCAAGACCATCGCGATGACCGGGACCAACGTAGGCGATCTCCTCAACGCCAAGAACGTCACCTGGGGCTGGTTTGAGGGCGGTTTCCGCAACACATCGGAACAGCATACCAACGTCGGAAACGATACATCGACAGATTACATCCCGCATCACGAGCCGTTCCAATACTATAAGTCGACGGCAAACCCGGAGCACCTCCCGCCTTCTTCCGCGAGCATGATCGGCAAAACGGATCAAGCGAATCACCAGTACGACCTCACGGACTTCTGGACGGCCGCCGATTCTGGTCATCTGCCATCCGTCAGCTTCCTCAAGGCCCCGGGCTATGAGGATGGACATGCTGGCTATTCGGATCCCCTCGATGAACAGACGTTTTTGACCAACACCATCAACCAGCTTGAGCAGCTTCCGACGTGGAAGAATACGGCTGTTATCATTGCGTACGACGACTCTGACGGGTGGTACGATCACGTCATGCCGCCAATCGTCAATCAATCGAACGATATCAACGCTGACACGCTTGATGGCCAAGGCAATGCAGGTACGCCGAAGGCGGGGGCATACCTAGATCGCGCAGGGTACGGGCCACGTTTGCCGCTCATGGTGATTTCTCCGTACGCGAAGCAAAATTACGTGGACAATACGTTGACCGACCAGACCTCCATCCTCAAGTTCATCGAACAAAACTGGAATCTCGGCACCATCGGAGATCAGTCGATGGACGCCGTCGCAGGGTCTATCAACAATATGTTCAACTTCTCGAAGCCGAGCGCTCGTCCGCTGTTCCTCAATCCGAGCACTGGCGAAGCGGAATCGCAAAGCTCTGCGAAATCCCAATTCGCCGCGTATGTCAAAAAGCTTTATGCTGACGCGGGTGTAGCACAACCGAAGAACTAA
- a CDS encoding multicopper oxidase domain-containing protein, with translation MNRPSISRLCWAAAAAGTGLLGLTLVLFGVIALPTASAAGGATSPSTNVPTANAATTALTTAQIQAQNKIAVDTMNEQAMQPKILSDGTKEFDFTASTFQWALYPGKSEEAWGVNQQVPGPVIRVKVGDKVKFVVHNDLPEPTTIHWHGLAVPNDMDGVPDMPEPPISPGGSFTYEFTVTQQMVGTHWYHSHYDDDLQVDSGMNGVIIVDPADSSEQPHYDVDALFALGATKVDGVDAEDVFTIDGKAYPYAPELTVNQGQTVLLRLVNTSGESYHAMTLDGYTLRIVAEDGQPLPDPQSVSVVSIAPSETVDVAFTADQPGDWLFHDTIESNLTNPDDTKDAMGGAETVIHVK, from the coding sequence ATGAACCGTCCCTCGATATCTCGCTTGTGTTGGGCGGCCGCGGCGGCAGGCACTGGGTTACTCGGTTTAACGCTCGTCCTGTTCGGTGTCATCGCCCTGCCAACGGCGAGCGCGGCGGGGGGTGCGACCTCGCCATCCACCAACGTGCCGACTGCGAATGCTGCCACGACGGCGCTCACGACTGCTCAAATTCAGGCGCAGAACAAAATCGCGGTGGACACGATGAACGAACAAGCCATGCAGCCGAAGATTTTGTCTGATGGCACAAAGGAGTTTGATTTTACAGCCTCCACGTTTCAGTGGGCGCTATACCCAGGGAAGTCCGAAGAGGCGTGGGGCGTCAACCAGCAAGTCCCTGGTCCAGTGATTCGCGTCAAAGTGGGAGACAAAGTGAAATTTGTCGTGCACAATGACCTACCGGAGCCAACGACGATTCACTGGCATGGCTTAGCCGTGCCAAACGACATGGACGGCGTCCCGGATATGCCAGAGCCTCCGATTTCCCCGGGGGGATCGTTCACCTATGAATTTACTGTCACGCAGCAAATGGTCGGGACGCATTGGTACCACAGTCATTACGACGATGACCTCCAGGTCGACTCTGGCATGAACGGCGTGATCATCGTCGATCCCGCCGACTCCTCTGAGCAGCCTCACTACGACGTGGATGCCTTGTTTGCCTTGGGCGCCACAAAAGTGGATGGAGTCGACGCTGAAGACGTCTTTACCATCGATGGCAAGGCCTATCCATACGCGCCGGAACTGACGGTGAATCAAGGACAGACCGTACTCCTGCGCCTGGTTAATACGAGTGGTGAGAGTTACCACGCGATGACGCTGGACGGGTACACGTTGCGGATTGTCGCCGAGGACGGACAGCCGCTGCCAGATCCACAATCGGTCAGCGTGGTGTCCATCGCGCCGAGCGAGACGGTGGACGTGGCGTTTACGGCGGATCAGCCGGGGGATTGGCTCTTCCACGACACGATTGAGAGCAACCTCACGAATCCTGATGACACGAAGGATGCGATGGGTGGCGCTGAGACCGTCATCCACGTGAAGTGA
- a CDS encoding ATP-grasp domain-containing protein, which translates to MRTIVFLDCHKIGSSREAVRAAANMGYSTVLLTDRKAFVDARAEFEDVDEMIYTDLSDAKKLVRVIRKLQSKGHHLKAIVSFIEPHVSKAARLHNRFCGGGRLSVDAMAVMEDKVSTRDALVGTPYNPAYTVYGGRGPVAQLSRSLTYPVVMKRPGSAGSKDVIRAFSAAQFRHRIRQLTNKYPGQRILIEEYIRGPQYLVEVLVEDRTIHIIAIVEQHMLNHRGRMIVAGYAVLVSPPRELLDSLRETVQDIVMRMGLENGPCHIELRRRHDGWKVIEINPRMSGSAMNRMIDFAYGVDLAEQTLRLYLGKNLHLQAKAFEYVYAQFVTAKETGLLESVEGRAHALNVPRVREVFIKPTKGQRIQKPKSMGHRYAYVIASDEDSLELARRAAERAAGYIRFRVQEGGEEL; encoded by the coding sequence ATGCGAACGATTGTGTTCCTGGATTGTCATAAGATCGGATCGAGTCGGGAGGCTGTTCGGGCAGCGGCGAACATGGGGTATTCCACGGTTCTGTTGACGGATCGGAAGGCGTTTGTGGATGCGCGCGCAGAGTTCGAAGACGTCGACGAGATGATCTATACCGATTTGTCCGATGCGAAGAAATTGGTACGCGTCATACGCAAACTGCAGTCGAAAGGCCACCATTTGAAGGCGATCGTCAGTTTTATTGAGCCACACGTGTCGAAGGCGGCGCGACTTCACAATCGGTTCTGTGGCGGCGGTCGGCTGTCGGTGGACGCCATGGCGGTCATGGAGGATAAGGTCAGTACCCGCGATGCACTCGTTGGCACGCCATACAACCCTGCCTACACGGTGTATGGCGGGCGTGGCCCTGTCGCTCAACTCAGCCGGTCGCTCACGTATCCAGTCGTCATGAAGCGTCCGGGGTCAGCTGGGTCAAAGGATGTCATTCGCGCGTTCTCGGCAGCCCAATTCAGGCACCGTATCCGGCAATTGACGAACAAGTACCCAGGCCAGCGGATCCTCATTGAGGAGTATATTCGAGGGCCGCAGTACTTGGTCGAGGTCTTGGTCGAAGATCGGACGATTCACATCATCGCCATCGTCGAGCAGCACATGCTCAATCACCGCGGTCGCATGATTGTCGCTGGCTATGCAGTTCTCGTTTCGCCTCCGCGCGAACTCCTCGATAGTCTTCGAGAGACGGTACAGGATATCGTCATGCGAATGGGCCTGGAGAACGGACCATGCCACATTGAATTGAGGCGACGTCACGACGGATGGAAAGTCATCGAGATCAATCCGCGGATGTCGGGCAGCGCGATGAACCGCATGATCGACTTCGCCTATGGCGTCGATCTCGCCGAGCAGACGTTGCGGTTATATCTTGGGAAGAACTTGCATTTGCAGGCCAAAGCTTTCGAGTACGTCTACGCGCAGTTTGTCACGGCCAAGGAGACGGGACTGCTCGAATCGGTGGAAGGGCGAGCGCATGCTTTGAATGTGCCGCGTGTCCGCGAGGTGTTCATCAAGCCGACCAAAGGGCAGCGAATTCAAAAGCCGAAATCGATGGGGCACCGATACGCGTACGTCATCGCCTCTGACGAGGACTCGCTTGAACTCGCCCGTCGGGCTGCGGAGCGGGCCGCTGGATACATTCGCTTCCGCGTTCAGGAAGGCGGAGAGGAGCTATGA
- a CDS encoding YheC/YheD family protein, giving the protein MRPRIGYLHIRRDPLKIRKVYAFQAVAQLEGAELFYFSPRRIHLETKTIDGLVYEGGRYRERTMPFPDVIYNDSYPRSRGGARLVDALFEVIPRTSHSVGDKMSVYRRIQEGKAYAHYLIPSRSVQVAKDVVEYANEHRRIVLKPVVGHQGKGIVCVHRQQDGRYLLISDGESTVHSASQLAREVDKRLAGSEHLMQPFIVSKTRDGVTYDFRVHVQKDRHGRWTPTAVYPRLAGRHGPIPNLSSGGQTMIPNMFFEHEFGDDSSQMRRTLEQFGVGLAEHLEVVSGQAYDELGIDVGLDERNRIWLFEVNWRPGPPPIWYLELDVARNAIGYAMYLAESRRRGRK; this is encoded by the coding sequence ATGAGGCCGCGTATCGGCTATCTACACATTCGTCGCGATCCGCTGAAGATTCGCAAGGTGTACGCGTTCCAGGCCGTCGCCCAACTCGAAGGGGCCGAACTGTTCTACTTTTCGCCGCGGCGCATTCATCTGGAGACGAAAACCATCGACGGGCTCGTCTACGAGGGCGGCCGTTACCGGGAACGAACCATGCCGTTTCCCGATGTCATCTACAACGACAGCTACCCTCGTAGCCGCGGGGGAGCTAGGCTCGTCGATGCGCTGTTTGAAGTCATTCCGAGAACGAGCCACTCTGTGGGCGATAAAATGAGTGTTTACCGGAGGATTCAGGAGGGTAAGGCGTACGCCCACTACCTCATTCCGTCGCGCAGTGTGCAGGTCGCGAAAGATGTCGTCGAGTACGCCAACGAGCACAGGCGAATCGTCCTGAAGCCGGTAGTCGGTCATCAGGGGAAGGGAATTGTCTGCGTCCATCGCCAGCAAGATGGCAGGTATTTGCTCATCAGCGACGGTGAATCCACTGTCCACTCCGCCTCCCAATTGGCACGAGAGGTCGACAAGCGACTTGCTGGAAGCGAGCATCTCATGCAACCATTTATCGTTTCAAAGACTCGAGATGGAGTGACGTATGACTTTCGCGTCCATGTTCAAAAGGACAGACACGGTCGCTGGACACCCACCGCAGTGTACCCCCGTCTGGCCGGAAGGCATGGTCCCATCCCCAACCTGAGCAGCGGTGGTCAGACGATGATTCCGAACATGTTTTTCGAACATGAATTTGGGGACGACAGCTCGCAGATGAGAAGGACGCTCGAACAGTTCGGAGTAGGATTGGCGGAGCACCTTGAGGTGGTGAGCGGGCAAGCGTACGACGAGTTGGGTATTGACGTCGGCCTTGACGAGCGAAACCGCATCTGGCTATTCGAGGTCAACTGGCGACCTGGTCCACCCCCGATCTGGTACTTGGAACTGGATGTGGCTCGCAATGCGATCGGCTACGCGATGTATTTGGCGGAGTCGCGGCGGCGCGGGCGCAAGTAG
- a CDS encoding MarR family transcriptional regulator, producing the protein MTHTLSPAAGRLEVALRKLGKSIAEPVVNRIEGLTKGQIFMIYHIREAGRCTVSELAGKMDVKPSAITVMLDRLENHGYVSRERDTEDRRVVNVMLTDFAQSVIDNAVDMHNRLVDHHLAQLLPNEVEQLLNTLEKLAEVAATADAGDILDSESR; encoded by the coding sequence TTGACCCATACGCTGAGCCCTGCCGCAGGTCGGTTGGAAGTCGCGTTGCGCAAGCTTGGCAAGAGCATTGCCGAGCCTGTTGTGAACCGAATCGAGGGATTGACCAAAGGGCAGATCTTCATGATTTATCACATTCGTGAGGCGGGTCGATGCACCGTCTCGGAATTAGCGGGGAAGATGGACGTGAAGCCAAGCGCCATCACAGTGATGCTGGATCGTTTGGAGAATCATGGATACGTCAGTCGGGAGCGCGACACGGAGGATCGACGAGTGGTCAATGTGATGTTGACCGATTTCGCTCAATCTGTGATCGATAACGCAGTGGACATGCATAACCGCTTGGTGGATCATCACCTGGCTCAACTTCTGCCGAATGAGGTAGAGCAACTGCTCAACACGTTGGAAAAACTGGCGGAGGTTGCAGCCACCGCCGATGCCGGCGACATCCTCGACAGCGAATCCCGCTAG
- a CDS encoding NAD(P)/FAD-dependent oxidoreductase, producing the protein MALLYDCLIIGGGIAGLQAAIQLGRYRHAILVIDSNAGRSNICRAYHNIIGWPSGISGPELRRVGRTQAESYGVEFIEAEVSHAGSHEEAFQVETRTGAVYRARTLLVATGLVDRIPDIEGIHACLGASVYVCPDCDGYEIIGHPTVVIGSGNVGAHMALTLSYWSDDLTYIDHERTGIDSAYREKLQAKRIPYMDVPVRRVLADGETITGVELANGRQFPFERGFVSFGGNIVRSQLAVDLGVTVLKNKHIPVDARTKETNVKGIWAAGDVVAHSEQVTISMGDGAQAAIWIHKRLMQQS; encoded by the coding sequence ATGGCCTTGCTATACGACTGTCTGATCATCGGCGGCGGCATCGCGGGGTTACAGGCCGCCATTCAACTTGGGCGCTATCGACACGCCATTTTGGTCATTGATTCGAATGCGGGCCGCTCAAATATTTGCCGTGCCTACCATAACATCATTGGTTGGCCAAGCGGCATAAGTGGTCCCGAACTGCGGCGAGTAGGCCGCACTCAAGCAGAGAGCTACGGCGTCGAATTTATCGAGGCTGAGGTGTCACACGCCGGGAGCCACGAGGAGGCATTTCAAGTTGAAACCCGCACAGGCGCGGTCTACCGAGCCAGGACCCTCCTCGTCGCAACTGGGCTCGTGGACCGAATTCCGGACATTGAGGGCATCCACGCGTGCCTGGGTGCAAGCGTCTACGTGTGCCCTGACTGCGATGGGTACGAAATTATCGGTCATCCAACGGTCGTCATCGGATCGGGGAACGTCGGTGCCCATATGGCCCTGACGCTGTCCTACTGGTCCGACGACCTCACGTACATCGATCACGAACGGACAGGCATCGACTCCGCCTACCGAGAGAAACTTCAAGCAAAACGTATTCCGTATATGGACGTCCCGGTTCGACGGGTCCTCGCAGATGGAGAAACCATCACTGGCGTTGAACTCGCAAATGGACGGCAATTCCCCTTTGAACGTGGCTTTGTGTCCTTCGGCGGCAACATCGTCAGGTCTCAACTCGCAGTCGACTTGGGCGTGACCGTCCTCAAGAACAAGCACATCCCCGTCGACGCACGCACCAAGGAGACCAACGTCAAGGGCATCTGGGCCGCTGGGGACGTGGTGGCACACTCTGAACAGGTAACCATTTCGATGGGCGACGGTGCACAGGCCGCCATTTGGATTCACAAGCGCCTAATGCAGCAGTCCTAG